The Corynebacterium renale genome includes a region encoding these proteins:
- the rpmI gene encoding 50S ribosomal protein L35 yields MKQKTHKGTAKRVKITGSGKLRREQAGRRHLLEGKPSTRTRRLKGTVDVAPADTKRVKRLLGKA; encoded by the coding sequence ATGAAGCAGAAGACCCACAAGGGCACCGCGAAGCGCGTGAAGATCACCGGCTCGGGCAAGCTGCGCCGTGAGCAAGCAGGCCGTCGTCACCTGCTCGAGGGTAAGCCCTCGACCCGCACCCGTCGCCTGAAGGGCACCGTTGACGTGGCACCGGCAGACACCAAGCGCGTCAAGCGTCTGCTGGGTAAGGCATAA
- the infC gene encoding translation initiation factor IF-3: MQLEEFTISAEARINERIRVPEVRLVGPSGEQVGIVRIEDALKLAEEADLDLVEVAARAKPPVCKIMDYGKYRYEQAQKAREARRNQQQTVVKEQKLRPKIDQHDYETKRGNVIRFLEKGSKVKVTIMFRGREQSRPELGYRLLERLADDVAEYGVVESKPKQDGRNMTMVFGPVRNKGKK, from the coding sequence CTGCAACTTGAGGAGTTCACAATCAGCGCTGAAGCTCGTATTAATGAGCGTATCCGAGTCCCCGAGGTTCGCCTCGTAGGCCCCAGTGGGGAACAGGTCGGCATTGTCCGAATTGAGGATGCGTTGAAGCTCGCCGAGGAAGCTGACCTCGACTTGGTTGAGGTCGCAGCTCGCGCTAAACCGCCGGTCTGCAAGATTATGGACTACGGCAAGTACCGTTACGAGCAAGCTCAGAAAGCTCGTGAGGCACGTCGCAATCAGCAGCAGACTGTCGTCAAGGAACAGAAACTACGTCCCAAGATCGATCAGCACGATTACGAGACGAAGCGTGGCAACGTGATCCGCTTCCTTGAAAAAGGGTCCAAGGTGAAGGTCACCATCATGTTCCGTGGTCGCGAACAGTCGCGTCCGGAGCTTGGTTACCGCCTCCTTGAGCGTCTTGCTGACGACGTCGCCGAGTACGGCGTCGTAGAAAGCAAGCCTAAACAAGATGGTCGCAACATGACCATGGTGTTTGGCCCAGTGCGTAACAAGGGCAAGAAGTAG
- the argC gene encoding N-acetyl-gamma-glutamyl-phosphate reductase, with the protein MTKTVAIAGVSGYAGAEILRLLLSHPEYVAGNLQLGSVTGNSNAGNTLGSLLPHIPELAHKTVEPTSVSILEGYDVVFMCLPHGHSMELAQQLPDSTVVIDCAADFRLKSQEEWDRYYADSHDYAGSWPYGLPELPGNRTQLRGAHRIAVPGCFPTGASLSLYPAVQAGIVEPDFAVTSITGVSGAGKKASVSMLGAETIGSVKAYGVGGVHRHVPEIIQNLEQVSSGKSVSVSFTPVLAPMTRGILTVASAPLNGAHTEEDVRRVYAEAYADESCVYLLPAGLQPQTKSVAGANVCQVQVAVDERAGRLLVTAAIDNLTKGTAGAAIQCMNLALDFQETAGLPLIGLAP; encoded by the coding sequence ATGACAAAAACAGTTGCAATTGCAGGAGTATCTGGATATGCAGGCGCGGAGATTCTCCGCCTCCTGCTTTCGCACCCAGAATATGTTGCGGGGAACCTGCAACTAGGATCCGTAACAGGAAACTCTAATGCTGGGAACACACTGGGTAGCTTGCTTCCTCATATTCCAGAGTTGGCACATAAGACAGTGGAACCTACCTCTGTGTCTATCCTGGAAGGCTACGATGTCGTATTTATGTGTTTGCCGCATGGCCATTCGATGGAATTGGCGCAGCAACTCCCGGATAGCACTGTGGTCATTGACTGTGCCGCGGATTTCCGCTTGAAGTCACAGGAAGAATGGGACAGGTATTACGCTGATTCGCACGATTATGCTGGTAGCTGGCCTTACGGGTTGCCGGAACTGCCAGGTAACCGTACCCAATTGCGCGGTGCTCACCGTATTGCGGTTCCGGGATGCTTTCCGACGGGCGCCTCTCTTTCCCTGTATCCGGCCGTCCAGGCAGGGATTGTGGAGCCTGACTTCGCCGTGACATCCATTACCGGAGTATCCGGAGCAGGCAAGAAAGCTTCGGTAAGCATGCTCGGTGCTGAAACTATAGGTTCAGTCAAAGCCTATGGGGTTGGGGGAGTGCATCGTCATGTGCCCGAGATCATCCAAAATCTCGAGCAGGTTAGCTCTGGAAAATCGGTGAGTGTTAGCTTTACGCCCGTCTTAGCGCCGATGACTCGCGGTATTCTCACGGTCGCAAGCGCTCCGCTTAATGGGGCCCATACTGAAGAAGACGTACGGCGTGTTTACGCTGAAGCTTACGCGGATGAATCGTGTGTTTATTTGCTGCCCGCCGGGCTGCAACCGCAGACTAAGTCCGTGGCGGGGGCGAACGTATGCCAAGTGCAAGTGGCGGTCGATGAACGCGCAGGACGTTTGCTTGTCACTGCAGCGATTGACAATCTGACCAAAGGAACTGCCGGCGCAGCGATTCAGTGCATGAACCTTGCACTTGATTTCCAAGAAACCGCTGGGCTCCCACTCATCGGTCTGGCACCCTAA
- the pheS gene encoding phenylalanine--tRNA ligase subunit alpha, with translation MQDNTANSAPVELTEQALEEAASAAINAFESASNLDELAQARHDHLGDAAPIPQARRSLGSIPKEQRKDAGRLVNMARGKVEKRFGEVKAELEEKRNAEILEAEKVDVTVPTTRRQTGALHPITTLSETIADIFVGMGWEISEGPELEAEYFNFDALNFIPDHPARTLQDTFYLGEEGSRQILRTHTSPVQVRTMLERDVPLYIACPGRVFRTDELDATHTPVFHQVEGLAVDKGLTMAHLRGTLDHLAQQLFGPDTHTRMRTNYFPFTEPSAEVDVWFPNKKGGAGWIEWGGCGMVNPAVLRAVGVDPEEYSGFAFGMGLERTLQFRNGLSDMRDMVEGDIRFSLPFGIQA, from the coding sequence GTGCAGGACAACACCGCAAATAGCGCCCCAGTGGAGCTGACAGAACAGGCGTTAGAGGAAGCAGCATCGGCTGCTATTAACGCATTCGAGTCTGCATCCAACCTCGATGAATTAGCGCAGGCCCGTCACGATCACCTTGGCGATGCCGCTCCCATCCCACAAGCGCGCCGATCGCTGGGAAGTATTCCGAAAGAACAGCGGAAAGACGCGGGTCGTTTGGTGAACATGGCGCGTGGCAAGGTTGAAAAACGTTTCGGTGAAGTTAAAGCCGAACTCGAGGAGAAGCGAAACGCGGAAATCCTAGAGGCAGAGAAAGTGGACGTAACCGTTCCTACTACTCGCCGTCAGACTGGTGCGCTGCACCCAATTACCACGCTGTCTGAGACGATCGCCGACATTTTCGTCGGCATGGGATGGGAGATTTCAGAAGGGCCCGAGCTCGAAGCCGAATACTTCAACTTCGATGCTCTGAACTTCATCCCGGACCATCCGGCACGTACTCTGCAGGATACCTTCTACCTTGGTGAAGAAGGCTCTCGCCAAATCCTGCGCACGCACACCTCTCCAGTCCAGGTGCGCACCATGCTCGAACGTGATGTGCCACTGTACATTGCCTGCCCAGGACGTGTGTTCCGTACCGATGAACTGGATGCAACCCATACCCCGGTATTCCACCAGGTAGAAGGCTTGGCGGTAGACAAGGGGCTCACCATGGCCCATTTGCGTGGCACTTTGGACCACTTGGCGCAGCAACTATTCGGCCCTGATACTCACACTCGTATGCGCACCAACTACTTCCCGTTCACGGAGCCTTCTGCTGAGGTTGATGTCTGGTTCCCGAATAAGAAGGGTGGCGCCGGCTGGATTGAATGGGGCGGTTGTGGCATGGTCAACCCTGCTGTTCTCCGTGCGGTAGGCGTGGACCCCGAGGAGTATTCGGGTTTCGCATTCGGAATGGGGCTCGAGCGTACACTTCAATTCCGTAATGGACTGTCTGATATGCGCGACATGGTCGAAGGCGACATCCGCTTCTCCCTGCCATTCGGCATTCAAGCCTAA
- a CDS encoding TOBE domain-containing protein — protein sequence MKLSARNQLRGTVTAIEEGAVNGLVTIKLDGTEQEVTASITNRSIEELGLEVGKPAIAVIKSSEVMVGIDD from the coding sequence ATGAAACTTTCAGCACGTAATCAACTTCGCGGAACTGTAACTGCAATTGAAGAAGGTGCGGTTAATGGTCTGGTCACCATTAAGCTCGATGGCACTGAACAGGAAGTGACTGCTTCCATCACCAACCGTTCCATCGAGGAGCTTGGTTTGGAAGTGGGCAAGCCAGCAATCGCCGTTATCAAGTCCAGCGAAGTCATGGTTGGCATCGACGACTAA
- the pheT gene encoding phenylalanine--tRNA ligase subunit beta: MLISQNWVTRILGHANPGWSVSAEDLDSGFVRVGFETEGYEAIEETSGPLVIGRVETIEELTGFKKPIRFCHLDVGQANGTGELQEIVCGARNFAEGDYVVVSLPGAVLPGGFAIAARKTYDHMSNGMICSAAELGLASQQTTGIINLGKDSSAFGLNPGDDARDFLGLNDTIFDVNVTPDRGYALSARGMVRELASAFNITLVDVAANPEAAGHSINVPAVSGEILDVTIDDDTQTRRFGLRAVRGIDPSIESPYWMQEQLLKCGARPVNLATDVTNYVMFLLGQPMHAFDADQISGGLHIRKAKPGEKLRTLDHVDRELSDDDVIIADNNGIQSIAGVMGGNTSEISDATTNVYLESATWDPLSVARASRRHKLSSEASRRFEREVDPALVEVSLDLAATLLAELGGGEVAAGRTLIGSIPEPAPIEMDVHFPSEVAGVEYPADTVINRLEEVGCTVERGAGDLLKVTPPTWRGDLSVKVDLVEEVLRLEGLESIPSILPTPVGGRGLSPQQKRRRAVGHALAYNGYAEVLPTPFIANDTFDVWGLDADDRRRQAVVVQNPLEKDYGIIGTTLLPSMLDSVARNVARGRKDMQLFGIQQVAFAGAAQSPMPDVSSRPSDADITELVDSLPQQPLHVVTVGTGETDYSGPWGEGRPYTYADAIESARVVARAAGVELEVAQGEKLPWHPGRCAQLRVGEEIIGYAGELHPQVIARLGLPARVCAMELDLTAVVFDEVLPAPTLSAFPALHQDLALIVDEEVPAEQVRRLISEGAGDLLEDVELFDIYRSDSLGEGKKSLAFSLLFRAQDRTLTDEEANEARLEAAKHAREVVGAEMRG, encoded by the coding sequence ATGTTGATTTCCCAAAACTGGGTTACCCGAATCTTGGGCCACGCGAATCCCGGCTGGTCTGTTTCTGCTGAGGATTTAGATAGTGGTTTCGTGCGCGTAGGCTTTGAGACCGAAGGCTATGAGGCCATTGAGGAAACCTCCGGACCACTTGTTATTGGCCGGGTGGAAACCATTGAAGAGCTAACCGGCTTCAAGAAACCTATTCGTTTCTGCCACCTTGATGTGGGGCAAGCTAACGGCACGGGCGAACTTCAAGAGATTGTTTGTGGTGCTCGCAATTTCGCGGAGGGCGACTATGTAGTTGTCTCGCTTCCTGGGGCAGTCTTGCCTGGAGGATTTGCGATCGCAGCCCGCAAGACCTACGACCACATGTCTAACGGCATGATCTGCTCGGCTGCTGAGCTCGGGCTTGCCTCACAGCAGACAACCGGCATCATTAACCTGGGCAAAGACTCTTCTGCCTTCGGTTTAAACCCCGGCGATGACGCACGGGACTTCCTAGGTCTTAACGACACGATCTTCGACGTCAACGTCACTCCAGACCGTGGCTATGCATTGTCTGCTCGAGGCATGGTCCGAGAGCTGGCCTCGGCGTTTAATATCACGCTTGTCGACGTCGCTGCTAACCCCGAAGCCGCTGGCCACAGCATTAACGTCCCCGCTGTGTCTGGTGAAATTCTTGATGTGACCATCGATGACGACACGCAGACTCGTCGCTTCGGTCTGCGAGCTGTTCGGGGAATTGATCCAAGTATTGAATCCCCGTACTGGATGCAGGAGCAATTGCTGAAATGCGGTGCCCGCCCAGTCAACCTGGCGACTGACGTGACCAACTACGTAATGTTCCTGCTTGGGCAGCCTATGCACGCCTTCGACGCAGATCAGATTTCAGGTGGCCTGCATATCCGCAAGGCAAAGCCAGGGGAGAAGCTGCGTACCTTGGACCACGTTGACCGTGAGCTATCCGATGACGACGTCATCATCGCCGATAACAACGGCATCCAGTCCATCGCCGGCGTCATGGGTGGAAACACCTCTGAAATTTCGGACGCCACAACGAACGTATACCTAGAGTCCGCGACGTGGGACCCACTATCGGTGGCCCGTGCCTCCCGGAGGCACAAGTTGTCGTCGGAGGCTTCGCGACGTTTCGAGCGTGAAGTTGATCCTGCACTGGTAGAGGTTTCGCTGGACTTAGCGGCAACTCTGCTGGCTGAACTCGGAGGTGGTGAAGTAGCGGCCGGACGCACTCTCATTGGCAGCATCCCTGAACCTGCTCCGATCGAGATGGACGTGCATTTCCCTTCCGAAGTAGCAGGTGTTGAATATCCTGCCGACACTGTGATTAACCGCTTGGAGGAAGTCGGTTGCACGGTGGAACGAGGCGCTGGTGACTTGCTCAAAGTCACTCCACCAACGTGGCGTGGCGACCTTTCAGTGAAGGTTGACTTGGTAGAAGAAGTATTGCGCCTCGAAGGTCTGGAGAGTATTCCATCTATCCTGCCTACCCCTGTGGGCGGTCGTGGGCTGTCTCCGCAGCAGAAGCGTCGCCGGGCAGTTGGGCATGCGCTAGCTTACAACGGTTACGCTGAAGTTCTGCCAACGCCGTTCATCGCTAACGATACCTTTGATGTCTGGGGTCTGGATGCGGATGATCGTCGTCGACAAGCAGTTGTCGTCCAGAATCCCTTGGAAAAAGATTATGGCATTATCGGTACGACGCTGTTGCCGTCGATGCTGGATTCAGTTGCGCGAAATGTTGCACGTGGACGCAAAGATATGCAGCTCTTCGGTATCCAGCAGGTTGCGTTCGCTGGTGCGGCGCAGTCGCCGATGCCCGACGTTTCTTCACGTCCAAGCGATGCTGACATCACGGAGCTTGTAGATTCTTTGCCGCAACAACCTCTGCACGTGGTTACAGTCGGTACTGGTGAAACGGATTACAGTGGTCCCTGGGGCGAAGGACGGCCATACACCTACGCTGATGCAATTGAATCGGCCCGCGTGGTAGCGCGCGCAGCAGGTGTTGAACTTGAGGTAGCTCAAGGTGAAAAGTTGCCGTGGCACCCGGGTCGATGCGCACAACTACGTGTCGGTGAAGAAATCATTGGTTATGCCGGCGAGTTGCACCCGCAGGTTATCGCCCGGCTAGGCTTGCCGGCTCGCGTGTGCGCGATGGAGCTAGATCTCACCGCCGTGGTTTTCGACGAAGTTCTCCCAGCCCCGACGTTGTCTGCGTTCCCCGCCTTGCACCAGGATTTAGCGCTCATTGTTGATGAGGAAGTTCCCGCTGAGCAGGTTCGTAGGCTGATCTCTGAAGGTGCCGGAGACTTGCTCGAAGACGTGGAGTTGTTCGACATCTATCGCTCGGACTCCTTGGGCGAAGGCAAAAAGTCCTTGGCTTTCTCCTTGCTGTTCCGTGCGCAAGATCGAACGTTGACAGATGAAGAAGCTAATGAGGCTCGCCTCGAGGCTGCGAAGCATGCCCGCGAGGTAGTGGGCGCTGAAATGCGCGGATAG
- the argB gene encoding acetylglutamate kinase, translated as MEIHPPVLNSAMRAEVLAEALPWLQFFQDKVVVVKYGGNAMIDEELKAAFAADMVLLRTVGAKPVVVHGGGPQITAMLQKVGIPTEFRGGFRVTTPEVIEIIRMVLFGQVGRELVNLINSHGPYAVGTSGEDAGLFTAKKKAVYEDGELVDVGLVGEITNVDPTSLTDLIEAGRIPVVSTISPGEDGEIYNINADTAAGALATALDAERLVMLTNVAGLYTDWPRTESLVSRIEIDALRELMPGLDSGMIPKMEACLQAVEGGVRAAHVIDGRQPHSVILELLTMGGIGTMVLPNDFNRAHYPDSTAFRKKED; from the coding sequence ATGGAAATACATCCGCCGGTTTTGAACAGCGCAATGCGTGCCGAAGTTCTTGCTGAGGCATTGCCGTGGCTCCAGTTTTTTCAAGACAAAGTAGTAGTGGTCAAATACGGCGGAAACGCCATGATCGATGAAGAACTCAAAGCAGCGTTTGCCGCAGACATGGTTCTTCTGCGAACAGTTGGGGCAAAACCCGTTGTCGTCCACGGGGGTGGTCCGCAGATTACCGCCATGCTGCAGAAGGTAGGTATTCCCACCGAATTTAGAGGTGGCTTCAGAGTCACGACGCCAGAAGTGATAGAGATCATCCGAATGGTTCTTTTCGGCCAGGTCGGACGTGAGCTGGTCAACCTAATTAATTCTCACGGCCCTTATGCTGTAGGTACGTCAGGTGAGGATGCTGGACTTTTTACCGCTAAAAAGAAGGCGGTTTATGAAGATGGCGAACTCGTTGATGTCGGCCTGGTCGGTGAAATTACCAATGTCGATCCTACGTCTCTAACAGATCTTATCGAAGCGGGACGCATCCCGGTGGTATCTACGATTTCTCCTGGTGAAGACGGAGAAATTTACAACATCAATGCTGATACCGCAGCTGGTGCTTTAGCCACAGCGCTCGATGCCGAACGCCTTGTCATGCTTACTAATGTTGCTGGTTTATACACAGACTGGCCACGAACAGAATCTCTTGTCTCGCGGATTGAAATCGATGCATTGCGAGAACTCATGCCAGGACTTGATTCAGGCATGATTCCTAAAATGGAAGCATGCCTGCAGGCAGTCGAAGGTGGAGTGCGGGCAGCACACGTGATTGACGGCCGCCAACCTCACTCAGTCATTCTAGAACTATTGACCATGGGTGGTATTGGAACCATGGTCCTACCGAATGACTTCAACCGCGCACATTACCCCGATAGCACTGCATTCAGGAAGAAAGAAGACTAA
- the argJ gene encoding bifunctional glutamate N-acetyltransferase/amino-acid acetyltransferase ArgJ, translating into MASVTTPKGFTASAVAAGIKPSGNPDMALVVNNGPQWASAAVFTQNRVFAAPVKVTREAVAHGTLKAVVYNAGNANACTGAPGVNDAREMQQLVADAIEVHKQEVGVCSTGLIGEPLPMSNIRSGIASLTSNLGDYGEDAAEAIMTTDTVKKEASYQADGWTVAAMGKGVGMMAPSLATMLVLITTDAVVSSETLDRALKNATPSTFDAIDIDGSTSTNDTVIALASGASGIEPDATEFKEAIYSVCKDIAEQMQADAEGVTKRVTVRVTGTTSDVQARNAARTVARDNLFKCAMFGSDPNWGRVLAAVGMADADMDAENIAVSFNGHAVCKESTAVPGARDVDLSGVEIEVHIDLGTGGPGDAHVRTTDLSHDYVEINSAYSS; encoded by the coding sequence ATGGCATCTGTGACAACGCCCAAGGGCTTCACCGCATCTGCTGTAGCTGCAGGAATTAAACCATCCGGCAACCCCGACATGGCCTTAGTGGTCAACAATGGTCCACAGTGGGCATCGGCTGCTGTGTTCACACAAAATCGGGTTTTCGCCGCCCCAGTTAAAGTGACCCGTGAGGCTGTTGCTCACGGCACACTAAAAGCTGTGGTCTACAACGCTGGCAACGCGAACGCCTGCACGGGTGCTCCCGGTGTCAACGATGCGCGCGAGATGCAGCAGCTGGTCGCAGACGCAATAGAGGTGCACAAGCAAGAGGTCGGTGTGTGCTCCACAGGTCTCATTGGTGAACCACTTCCGATGAGCAATATTCGCTCTGGAATAGCGTCCCTGACTAGCAACTTAGGCGACTACGGTGAAGACGCTGCTGAGGCAATCATGACTACTGATACGGTCAAGAAAGAAGCGTCTTATCAAGCAGATGGCTGGACCGTTGCCGCTATGGGGAAGGGCGTAGGCATGATGGCACCATCATTGGCCACCATGCTGGTGCTTATCACCACCGATGCTGTCGTCAGTAGTGAAACCTTAGACCGAGCGCTCAAGAACGCGACACCATCGACGTTCGATGCGATTGATATTGACGGTTCAACCTCAACTAACGACACCGTTATTGCCCTTGCTTCGGGTGCTTCCGGTATTGAGCCCGACGCCACTGAATTCAAGGAAGCAATTTACTCAGTGTGCAAAGACATCGCAGAGCAAATGCAAGCGGATGCCGAGGGAGTAACTAAGCGAGTGACGGTGCGTGTTACCGGTACCACCAGCGATGTACAAGCACGGAATGCGGCTAGGACCGTGGCCCGCGACAACTTGTTTAAATGTGCCATGTTTGGATCAGACCCCAACTGGGGGCGAGTGCTCGCAGCTGTTGGCATGGCAGACGCGGATATGGACGCAGAAAATATTGCCGTAAGTTTTAACGGTCACGCTGTGTGCAAAGAATCAACCGCTGTCCCCGGCGCGCGTGACGTGGACCTCAGCGGTGTAGAGATCGAAGTACACATTGACCTCGGGACTGGCGGTCCCGGCGATGCACACGTGCGGACCACAGATCTTTCCCATGACTACGTCGAAATTAATTCGGCTTACAGCAGCTAA
- a CDS encoding TrmH family RNA methyltransferase, giving the protein MHLDFDNAFTERTPRVVNASKLHRAAQRRKVKRFIVEGENSVEAAVSTGAATDVFVTEDAAIRYEEVLRTAGYLNVYVHPITDKAAKLLSDTVTPQGIFAVCEPVLWSVPKALRKPRLVSVPVQTSEPGNAGTLIRNADSMGADAVIFAGDTVDPQSSKAVRASAGSLFHLPVARDRDIYRLLGQLRDAGLTILATAADGEVDLDDADELLAQPTAWLFGNEAHGLSEEILAQADHRVRIPIRGRAESLNLATASAICLYQSARVQARADKQTALGEDDSAGFGED; this is encoded by the coding sequence ATGCACCTTGACTTTGACAATGCTTTCACCGAACGCACCCCACGCGTCGTTAACGCCTCGAAACTGCACCGGGCAGCACAGCGCAGGAAAGTAAAGCGATTCATCGTTGAAGGTGAAAACTCCGTGGAGGCAGCCGTTTCTACAGGTGCAGCCACCGACGTCTTCGTTACCGAAGATGCAGCTATCCGGTATGAGGAAGTTTTGCGTACTGCCGGGTACCTCAACGTCTATGTTCATCCAATCACCGATAAAGCTGCGAAGCTGCTATCGGACACGGTTACGCCACAAGGTATTTTCGCGGTGTGTGAACCAGTCTTGTGGTCCGTTCCCAAAGCGCTACGGAAGCCGCGTCTGGTGAGCGTCCCGGTCCAAACTTCTGAGCCTGGTAACGCAGGTACCCTCATTCGCAACGCGGATTCCATGGGGGCTGATGCAGTCATTTTTGCCGGTGACACCGTTGATCCTCAAAGTTCTAAAGCTGTCCGTGCCTCAGCTGGATCGTTGTTTCACCTGCCTGTTGCCCGTGATCGTGATATTTATCGGCTGCTCGGACAGCTTCGCGACGCCGGCCTGACGATCCTGGCAACCGCGGCTGATGGGGAAGTAGACCTCGACGATGCTGACGAACTTCTTGCCCAGCCAACGGCATGGCTCTTTGGTAATGAAGCGCATGGGCTTAGCGAAGAAATCCTGGCTCAGGCTGATCACCGCGTACGCATCCCGATTCGAGGCCGTGCCGAGTCCCTGAACTTAGCTACGGCCTCCGCAATTTGCCTGTACCAGTCCGCGCGCGTGCAGGCGCGCGCTGATAAGCAGACAGCGCTGGGAGAGGACGACTCCGCTGGCTTCGGGGAGGACTAA
- the rplT gene encoding 50S ribosomal protein L20 has translation MARVKRSVNAKKKRRDILKSAKGYRGQRSRLYRKAKEQWLHSMTYAYNDRRKRKNEFRKLWIQRINAAARMNGITYNRLIQGLKLAEIDVDRKILAELAVNDFDTFSAICEAAKNALPEDVNAPKAA, from the coding sequence GTGGCACGAGTTAAGCGGTCAGTAAACGCCAAGAAGAAGCGTCGCGATATTCTGAAGTCCGCCAAGGGTTACCGTGGCCAGCGTTCCCGCCTCTACCGTAAGGCTAAGGAACAGTGGTTGCACTCGATGACCTACGCTTACAACGATCGTCGTAAGCGTAAGAACGAGTTCCGTAAGCTGTGGATCCAGCGCATCAACGCTGCTGCTCGTATGAACGGCATCACCTACAACCGTCTCATCCAGGGCCTCAAGCTCGCTGAGATCGATGTAGACCGCAAGATCCTTGCAGAGCTGGCTGTCAATGACTTTGACACCTTCTCCGCAATCTGCGAAGCAGCGAAGAACGCACTCCCAGAGGACGTCAACGCTCCAAAGGCTGCCTAA